The Paenibacillus uliginis N3/975 genome has a window encoding:
- the addB gene encoding helicase-exonuclease AddAB subunit AddB — protein MSIRFVIGRSGSGKSTAISEEITRRLEEDPHGKPIILIVPEQASFQADNTIVTSGRTRGTLRAQVLSFRRLAYRVMQETGGSARVAISEEGKRMLLYKIIQRRKEELKLFGGSSEQLGFVGKLSDMYTEMKRYCIDASGVENQLEHMASSTGSPPMLRRKLEDVLTLYRDFEHELSPLYIDEEDTLVKLAEGIASSEYIRNADIWIDGFHGFTPQEYVVLRELMQHASSVTTALTLDKPYMNGALPHELDLFHPTAVTYIKLKGIADELGMESVHTVLSPDTLPRFKERSVLAHLERGYDRKARWRPLNGDEAGKTEGLSLYAADNRRSEVEGAIREMLRLAREEGARFREMAVFARNLADYEHMINPLFREYGVPYFMDQKRSELHHPLVEFIRSALDVTGKRWRYEDVFRCVKTDLLLPLDGSLSREDMDALENHVLASGIQGSRWNDGRPWKGIPSLSLEDGDGGSQSQQAKGLHIIEQCRAAITGPLHAFEKRMKKGATARDKATAVYKLLEDADVPGKLELMSRAALDVGRPEEAREHRQIWGAVLDLLDQIVEMMGSEKLSAEMFTGMLDTGLTELRMALVPPSLDQVLVGSMDHTRSGGVKYVFLLGVNDGVIPAQFQDDGILTEQERVTLESSGMELAPNISRRLLDERFLIYTALTSASRQLWISYPAADHEGKALLPSEVVRHIKSMFQLKEQVLYAEPHGGQSPEEQGRFVAGSGKSLAFLVGRLREWRNGGSLPPLWWEVYNWFARNPAWKDQLGSMLSSLSYRNETRSLAEETSRRLYGSKLRTSVSRMERFVACPFSHFASHGLKLRERQLYRLQAPDIGQLFHAALSDMASRFKDQERSWGELSADECLREAEATVDRLIPMLQGEILLSSKRYGYISRKLKNIVGRASVILGEQSRRGSFEPVGLELDFGPDKPIPPLAFQLPNGVLMEVVGRIDRVDMARGENGIMLRVIDYKSSQKDLRLHEVYYGLSLQMLTYLDVLLTFAEDWLGESALPAGTLYFHVHDPLLQSPNGMNPEQAAEELLKRFKMKGLLLADREAVSLMDSFLEKGHSAILPVAVKADGSFYSSAAVATPDQWDTLLSAVRENIVTIGSRITDGEVTIEPYRIQQETACTHCSYRPVCQFDEAMEGSNYQLLGKPGKDQVWDLLGHMKGGDAR, from the coding sequence ATGTCGATTCGTTTTGTCATCGGACGTTCGGGAAGCGGAAAGAGTACCGCAATAAGTGAAGAGATTACAAGACGGCTTGAGGAAGATCCTCACGGAAAGCCCATCATTTTGATCGTACCGGAGCAAGCATCCTTTCAGGCGGATAATACGATTGTCACCTCAGGCCGCACCAGAGGCACCCTTCGCGCTCAAGTACTTAGCTTCCGCCGGCTCGCTTATCGGGTTATGCAGGAGACCGGCGGATCTGCCCGGGTCGCCATTAGTGAAGAAGGCAAGCGGATGCTGCTGTACAAAATTATCCAGCGACGCAAAGAGGAGCTGAAACTGTTCGGCGGATCCAGTGAACAGCTTGGATTTGTAGGTAAACTTAGTGATATGTACACGGAGATGAAACGATACTGCATTGACGCTTCCGGTGTTGAGAATCAGCTTGAGCATATGGCTTCCTCTACAGGAAGTCCTCCGATGCTGCGCCGCAAACTGGAAGATGTATTAACGCTGTACCGGGATTTTGAGCACGAGCTATCCCCACTTTATATAGATGAAGAGGATACTTTGGTAAAGCTCGCTGAAGGGATTGCCTCATCGGAATATATCCGCAACGCGGATATATGGATTGACGGATTCCACGGCTTTACACCGCAGGAATATGTTGTTCTCCGGGAGCTGATGCAGCATGCTTCATCGGTAACGACTGCGTTGACGTTAGATAAGCCTTATATGAATGGTGCGCTCCCGCATGAGCTGGACTTGTTCCACCCTACAGCTGTGACGTACATAAAGTTGAAAGGTATTGCTGACGAATTGGGTATGGAATCGGTACATACGGTGCTTAGCCCGGATACGCTGCCGAGGTTTAAGGAACGTTCCGTGCTGGCACATCTGGAACGTGGCTATGACCGGAAAGCTCGGTGGCGTCCTCTGAACGGTGATGAAGCAGGGAAAACGGAAGGCTTGTCGCTATACGCTGCGGATAACCGCCGTTCGGAGGTGGAGGGCGCTATCCGCGAAATGCTGAGGCTGGCGAGGGAAGAAGGAGCAAGATTCCGTGAAATGGCGGTATTCGCCCGTAATCTGGCAGATTATGAGCATATGATCAATCCGCTGTTCCGTGAATACGGTGTGCCATACTTCATGGACCAGAAGCGCAGTGAGCTTCATCATCCGTTGGTTGAGTTTATACGCTCTGCTCTAGATGTGACTGGCAAGCGTTGGCGTTACGAAGATGTATTCCGATGTGTCAAAACAGATCTGCTTCTCCCTTTGGATGGTTCGCTTTCCAGAGAAGACATGGATGCGCTCGAGAACCATGTACTCGCATCCGGCATCCAAGGCTCTCGTTGGAATGATGGACGCCCTTGGAAAGGGATACCGAGTCTATCACTGGAAGATGGAGACGGGGGAAGTCAGAGTCAGCAGGCAAAAGGGCTCCATATTATCGAACAATGCCGCGCCGCCATTACTGGGCCTCTTCACGCTTTTGAGAAGAGGATGAAGAAGGGTGCGACAGCAAGAGACAAAGCTACAGCGGTCTACAAGCTACTGGAAGATGCCGATGTGCCAGGGAAGCTGGAACTGATGAGCCGGGCGGCACTGGATGTCGGTAGACCGGAAGAAGCCAGAGAGCACCGTCAGATTTGGGGGGCTGTACTGGACCTACTGGATCAGATTGTTGAAATGATGGGTAGTGAGAAACTGAGCGCCGAGATGTTTACAGGAATGTTGGATACGGGCTTAACGGAGCTGAGAATGGCACTTGTTCCGCCGTCCCTTGACCAAGTACTTGTGGGCAGCATGGATCATACCCGCTCTGGAGGCGTGAAGTATGTATTTTTATTAGGGGTTAATGATGGCGTTATTCCAGCACAATTCCAGGATGATGGAATATTGACGGAGCAGGAACGGGTTACTCTTGAGAGCTCGGGCATGGAGTTGGCCCCTAATATTTCACGCCGTTTGCTAGATGAGCGTTTTTTGATATATACGGCACTGACAAGCGCCAGCCGCCAACTGTGGATCAGTTACCCGGCAGCAGATCACGAAGGAAAAGCGCTGCTGCCATCAGAGGTGGTACGCCACATTAAAAGCATGTTCCAGCTGAAAGAGCAAGTGCTTTATGCCGAGCCTCATGGTGGGCAGTCTCCTGAGGAGCAGGGACGATTTGTGGCCGGAAGCGGAAAATCGCTGGCATTTCTTGTTGGCAGACTCCGTGAATGGAGAAATGGTGGAAGCCTGCCGCCTTTATGGTGGGAAGTGTACAACTGGTTTGCCCGCAATCCGGCATGGAAGGATCAATTGGGCAGCATGCTGTCTTCGCTCTCTTACCGCAATGAGACACGGAGTCTTGCGGAAGAGACGAGCCGTCGTTTATACGGAAGCAAGCTGCGGACAAGTGTATCCCGGATGGAGCGTTTTGTCGCGTGTCCGTTTTCACATTTTGCATCCCACGGACTCAAGCTACGGGAGCGTCAGCTGTACCGGCTACAAGCTCCGGATATTGGGCAGTTGTTTCATGCCGCGCTTAGCGATATGGCGTCTCGCTTTAAGGATCAAGAGCGGAGCTGGGGTGAGCTGAGCGCGGATGAATGCCTACGCGAAGCTGAGGCGACGGTGGACAGACTCATTCCTATGTTACAGGGAGAAATATTGCTTAGCTCCAAAAGATACGGATATATATCCCGCAAGCTGAAAAATATCGTCGGGCGCGCCTCTGTCATATTAGGGGAGCAGTCGCGCAGGGGCAGTTTTGAACCGGTCGGTCTGGAGCTGGATTTTGGGCCGGACAAGCCCATCCCGCCACTTGCCTTCCAGCTGCCGAACGGGGTGTTGATGGAAGTGGTCGGACGGATCGACCGTGTTGATATGGCGCGCGGTGAGAATGGGATTATGCTGCGGGTAATTGATTATAAATCGAGCCAAAAAGATTTGCGGTTGCATGAAGTGTACTATGGATTGTCACTGCAGATGCTGACCTATTTGGATGTACTGCTCACGTTTGCGGAAGATTGGCTTGGAGAGAGCGCACTGCCTGCAGGCACGCTCTATTTCCATGTTCATGATCCGTTGCTTCAGTCACCCAATGGCATGAACCCTGAGCAAGCAGCGGAAGAACTATTGAAACGGTTTAAGATGAAAGGACTGCTGCTGGCTGATCGTGAGGCTGTGTCCTTAATGGATTCTTTCCTTGAAAAAGGTCACTCTGCCATTCTTCCTGTGGCCGTTAAGGCCGACGGGAGTTTCTACAGCAGTGCGGCAGTAGCAACGCCAGACCAATGGGATACGCTACTATCGGCCGTAAGAGAAAATATTGTTACGATCGGCTCACGGATCACGGACGGGGAAGTGACAATAGAGCCGTACCGGATTCAGCAGGAGACAGCCTGTACCCATTGCTCATACCGTCCTGTTTGTCAGTTTGATGAGGCGATGGAAGGCAGCAATTATCAGCTGCTCGGGAAGCCGGGTAAGGACCAGGTATGGGATCTGCTCGGTCATATGAAAGGAGGAGACGCAAGGTGA
- a CDS encoding class I SAM-dependent rRNA methyltransferase, whose amino-acid sequence MPSVILDRSRKKRLEQSHPWVFKSEIASVEGNPEPGELVQVLNHQGRFLATGYYNPKSQITVRVVSYQPLEKMDRNFFVSRFQDCLRHRERFIGDENAYRLVYGEADFLPGLIVDRFSDVLVVQLLTLGMDQCRDSIVEALVEVMNPAGIYERSDVSVRELEGLEQRKGTLYGECPRHVTVTENGLKIKVDIEEGQKTGYFFDQRENRASIQPLMIGWGDRSGITLQELERDGQMLRVPVNKSGKEVTFPYWDGATVLECFSHTGSFTLHACKYGAKKVTCLDISEHAIDSARENVELNGFQDRVEFVVDDAFQYLRSQVKGVEEREERARGEHKVDTSKPLTAGGGRTWDVVILDPPAFAKSKGAVKGACRGYKDINLHGMKLVNEGGYLVTASCSYHMRPDLFLETIKEAAQDAGKILRLVEWRAAGKDHPQILGVDEGHYLKFAVFEVRSKTTL is encoded by the coding sequence ATGCCATCGGTCATTTTGGATCGCAGCCGAAAGAAAAGATTGGAACAAAGTCATCCATGGGTTTTTAAAAGTGAAATAGCATCGGTCGAGGGAAATCCGGAACCTGGTGAGCTAGTTCAAGTGTTGAATCATCAAGGCCGGTTTCTGGCTACAGGCTACTACAATCCGAAGTCGCAAATCACGGTTAGAGTTGTCTCTTATCAGCCGCTTGAGAAGATGGACCGCAATTTCTTTGTGTCCCGCTTTCAGGATTGTTTGAGACACCGCGAACGGTTTATCGGTGATGAAAATGCGTACCGGCTTGTGTACGGGGAAGCTGATTTTCTGCCAGGGCTGATTGTTGACCGCTTTTCTGACGTGTTGGTTGTTCAGCTGTTGACACTCGGTATGGATCAATGCCGTGACAGTATTGTCGAAGCGCTTGTGGAAGTGATGAACCCTGCTGGTATTTATGAACGCAGTGATGTTTCCGTAAGGGAACTGGAAGGTTTGGAGCAGCGCAAAGGAACCTTGTATGGGGAATGTCCACGACATGTTACAGTTACCGAAAATGGCCTGAAGATTAAAGTCGATATTGAAGAAGGACAGAAGACAGGTTATTTCTTTGACCAGCGTGAGAATAGAGCCTCTATACAGCCGCTGATGATCGGTTGGGGAGATCGGAGCGGAATTACACTGCAAGAACTTGAGCGGGACGGACAAATGCTGCGGGTTCCAGTAAACAAAAGCGGTAAAGAGGTTACGTTCCCTTATTGGGACGGGGCAACCGTTCTGGAGTGTTTTTCCCATACGGGAAGCTTTACTTTGCATGCTTGCAAATATGGAGCCAAGAAGGTTACTTGTCTCGATATTTCCGAGCATGCCATTGACAGTGCCAGAGAAAATGTGGAGCTGAACGGGTTTCAGGATCGAGTCGAATTTGTCGTGGATGATGCTTTTCAATATCTTCGCTCACAGGTTAAGGGAGTGGAGGAACGTGAAGAGCGTGCCCGAGGAGAACATAAGGTAGATACTTCAAAACCATTGACGGCTGGAGGCGGACGTACATGGGATGTTGTCATTCTCGATCCTCCTGCTTTTGCCAAGAGCAAAGGAGCGGTAAAGGGAGCGTGCCGCGGCTACAAGGATATCAACCTTCATGGTATGAAGCTGGTAAATGAAGGTGGATACCTCGTTACAGCAAGCTGTTCCTACCATATGCGTCCAGATTTGTTCCTGGAGACGATCAAGGAGGCTGCCCAAGATGCCGGTAAAATATTGCGTCTTGTAGAATGGCGTGCCGCGGGCAAGGATCACCCTCAAATTCTAGGTGTGGACGAAGGCCACTATTTGAAGTTTGCGGTGTTTGAAGTCCGCAGCAAAACGACTCTGTAA
- a CDS encoding Na/Pi cotransporter family protein → MFSTFWFPVTYGLVVFLLGMKVMEISLQRFAGPMLHQWLNKATSTPLKGMMTSTGLTALLQSSTAVTVLAIGFANAGLLNYAGTLGIILGTNIGTTLTTELISLQIGQAALPLLILSLMVWTAAVILSERLPSRLVELRSRFEKTQFLCLALAGFALVLLGIRVMQSIGPSLQQLGVFQWFLDHASRSILWGILAGAALTALMHSSAAVIAMAMSLAVSGVLPPTLGVAIVLGSNVGTCVTALIAAIGSSQAGRFVAWSHLGLNVGGAVLFVPFIGTLAAVSSWLAVDPGSQIAHAQTIFNVVCSLLALPLCYLPLWRKDSKSS, encoded by the coding sequence ATGTTTTCTACATTCTGGTTTCCGGTCACTTACGGTCTCGTCGTGTTTTTGCTGGGCATGAAGGTCATGGAGATTTCACTTCAGCGTTTTGCTGGCCCTATGCTCCACCAATGGCTGAATAAAGCAACGTCCACGCCGTTAAAAGGAATGATGACCAGTACAGGTCTCACCGCTCTACTGCAGAGCAGTACGGCTGTCACGGTACTGGCGATTGGTTTCGCTAATGCCGGGCTCCTGAATTATGCAGGGACACTAGGCATTATTCTCGGCACCAATATCGGTACCACCCTGACAACCGAGCTGATCAGTCTACAGATCGGACAGGCAGCATTACCTCTGCTCATTCTTTCGCTGATGGTCTGGACAGCAGCCGTCATTCTGAGCGAACGACTGCCATCCAGACTTGTCGAGCTGCGGAGTAGGTTTGAGAAGACACAATTTCTTTGTCTCGCTTTAGCCGGATTTGCCCTTGTACTACTGGGCATCCGAGTGATGCAATCCATCGGTCCTTCCCTTCAGCAGTTAGGCGTGTTCCAGTGGTTCCTCGATCATGCTTCGCGAAGCATTCTCTGGGGAATACTGGCCGGCGCGGCGCTCACCGCTCTGATGCACAGCAGCGCTGCGGTTATCGCCATGGCCATGAGCCTGGCAGTAAGCGGTGTACTACCTCCTACTCTCGGGGTTGCCATTGTTCTTGGCTCGAACGTCGGCACCTGCGTAACCGCCCTTATCGCCGCAATCGGCAGCAGCCAGGCTGGGCGTTTTGTAGCCTGGTCACATTTGGGGCTAAATGTAGGCGGAGCAGTGCTCTTTGTTCCCTTTATCGGAACGCTTGCGGCCGTTTCCAGCTGGCTTGCGGTAGATCCAGGGAGCCAGATCGCCCATGCCCAGACCATTTTTAACGTCGTCTGCTCCCTTCTCGCCCTGCCGCTATGTTATCTGCCTTTATGGCGAAAGGATTCTAAATCCAGTTAA